In a single window of the Drosophila albomicans strain 15112-1751.03 chromosome 3, ASM965048v2, whole genome shotgun sequence genome:
- the LOC117571968 gene encoding lipopolysaccharide-induced tumor necrosis factor-alpha factor homolog, with protein sequence MNVGPESTRLVCPNCQMEVMTKATAITTTKTHLIAILMCLFCCWICAPVVYCTDCARSIEHTCPSCNNYIGTYDR encoded by the exons ATGAACGTTGGTCCAGAGTCGACTAGACTAGTGTGTCCTAACTGCCAGATGGAGGTGATGACTAAGGCGACGGcaataacgacaacaaaaacgcATTTAATTGCGATTCTTATGTGCTTATTTTG ctgctggaTTTGTGCTCCGGTGGTTTATTGCACGGACTGCGCCAGAAGCATCGAACACACTTGCCCCTCGTGCAACAACTATATTGGCACATACGATCGCTGA
- the LOC127565723 gene encoding lipopolysaccharide-induced tumor necrosis factor-alpha factor homolog — MEVGRKSFRVTCPNCKLEVKTETRAETTLTTLATTILMCIFCCWICIPFVYCTDCAKDIEHTCPLCKRHIGTNEW, encoded by the exons atggaAGTTGGTCGTAAATCGTTCCGAGTGACGTGCCCCAACTGCAAATTGGAGGTGAAGACAGAAACGAGGGCGGAGACAACATTAACCACGCTTGCGACTACGATTTTGATGTGCATATTTTG CTGCTGGATTTGCATTCCATTCGTGTATTGCACGGATTGCGCCAAGGACATCGAGCATACATGCCCCCTGTGCAAAAGACATATTGGCACCAACGAATGGTGA
- the LOC117571957 gene encoding lipopolysaccharide-induced tumor necrosis factor-alpha factor homolog codes for MEKGKIENEQPPSYGDLAGAPTMLPPQQMPQPMPQQMPQAMPQGMMQPMPQGMVQPMPQGMPPQQTIFPMQQQPVYIQAPAPNYLGGMPTMVTCPSCHAHQQSVVRYDPSTKTHLMALLICILGGICCCCIPYCMDSCQNAVHHCRNCGAYIGTYQN; via the exons ATGGAAAAAGGCAAAATCGAAAACGAGCAGCCGCCAAGCTATGGCGATTTAGCGGGTGCTCCAACAATGCTACCACCACAGCAAATGCCACAGCCAATGCCGCAGCAAATGCCGCAAGCAATGCCACAAGGAATGATGCAACCGATGCCACAAGGAATGGTACAACCGATGCCACAAGGAATGCCACCACAACAAACCATCTTTCCCATGCAGCAACAACCTGTTTACATTCAGG CACCAGCACCAAATTATTTGGGCGGCATGCCGACGATGGTAACGTGCCCCTCGTGCCACGCTCATCAGCAGAGCGTGGTCAGATATGACCCCAGCACGAAGACACATTTGATGGCGCTCCTTATTTGTATCTTGGG TggaatttgttgctgttgcattccCTACTGTATGGACTCCTGCCAGAATGCCGTACATCATTGCCGCAACTGCGGCGCCTACATTGGCACCTACCAAAACTAA